From the Chloroflexus aurantiacus J-10-fl genome, one window contains:
- a CDS encoding DUF294 nucleotidyltransferase-like domain-containing protein: MDEIARFLRSYPPFDRLPEQVVHQIAGELQIEFVRAGQTILTKGGEPSSFLYIVCKGSVDLLRSEDQVVDTLGPGEAFGHPSLIRGQPPLVTVRAHTDTLLYLLPGAIFHRLRAEQPQFAAFFAASVIERLGYALQSRQSESNPALFQTRLRDLVARPPVSISPEATVGDAARLMRDERISSLIVEHTPIGIITDRDLRNRVLAEGLPDTTPVRQVMSAPATTIAADALAFEGLLLMLERGIHHLPLVEGDRVVGVVTHTDILRRQSNSPLFLPRLLQRATSLADLRRYTDQVADAVFTLTAAGARVSDIGRVVAVAHDALLQRLIHDAEAQLGPPPVPYAWLVLGSEGRYEQTLRTDQDNALVYDDSASADDVRYFEQLATLVVDWLVECGFPRCPGNIMATNPEWRQSLATWQRYFHRWIEIPDEESLLRIAIFFDYRQVYGQLPAEPVLRTITQHAAEHRIFMARLARAALRQPAPLTFFRQVALERRGDQRDLLDLKLRGTAMVVDLARLFALEAHSNETNTIARLRAAKAAGVLSHEDADNLISAFELLSSLRLHHQQKQIALGLPPDNLVNFHQLGPRERREVKESLQAIASVQRGVALMFQTDRLA; encoded by the coding sequence ATGGATGAGATCGCACGCTTTTTACGCTCGTATCCACCCTTTGACCGCCTTCCCGAACAGGTTGTGCATCAAATCGCCGGTGAATTGCAGATTGAGTTTGTGCGGGCAGGGCAGACCATTCTCACCAAAGGCGGTGAACCATCGTCGTTTCTGTACATCGTGTGTAAGGGTTCTGTCGATCTGCTGCGTAGTGAAGATCAGGTCGTTGATACGCTTGGCCCCGGCGAGGCGTTTGGTCATCCTTCGTTGATCCGTGGCCAGCCACCGCTGGTCACCGTTCGTGCACATACTGATACGCTGCTCTATCTTCTGCCCGGTGCGATCTTTCATCGCCTGCGAGCTGAACAACCACAGTTTGCCGCGTTCTTTGCTGCTTCGGTTATCGAGCGGCTCGGCTATGCCCTGCAATCACGACAGTCGGAATCCAACCCTGCCCTGTTTCAAACCCGTTTACGCGATCTGGTGGCTCGTCCGCCGGTATCGATTAGCCCAGAGGCGACAGTTGGCGATGCAGCTCGTTTGATGCGTGACGAGCGGATTTCATCGTTGATTGTTGAACATACGCCTATCGGCATTATCACCGACCGTGATTTGCGCAACCGGGTATTGGCTGAAGGGCTGCCGGATACGACGCCGGTACGCCAGGTGATGAGTGCGCCGGCAACTACGATAGCGGCTGACGCGCTGGCGTTTGAGGGGTTATTGCTGATGCTTGAGCGAGGTATCCATCACTTACCCCTTGTTGAAGGTGATCGGGTCGTAGGGGTCGTTACCCACACCGATATTTTGCGCCGCCAGAGCAATAGCCCGCTCTTTTTACCGCGCCTGTTGCAACGGGCGACATCGCTGGCCGATTTACGTCGTTATACCGATCAGGTGGCTGATGCAGTCTTCACGCTGACCGCTGCCGGAGCGCGGGTCAGTGATATTGGCCGGGTAGTGGCTGTGGCGCACGATGCTCTATTACAACGCCTGATCCACGATGCCGAGGCGCAGCTTGGACCGCCACCGGTGCCGTATGCCTGGCTTGTGCTCGGTTCCGAAGGACGTTACGAACAGACGTTACGCACCGATCAGGATAATGCGCTGGTGTACGATGACTCGGCTTCGGCAGACGATGTCCGTTACTTTGAGCAACTGGCTACCCTGGTGGTTGATTGGCTGGTTGAATGTGGTTTCCCGCGCTGTCCAGGCAACATTATGGCGACCAATCCCGAATGGCGCCAGTCACTGGCTACCTGGCAACGCTATTTCCACCGCTGGATCGAGATTCCCGATGAGGAGTCGTTGCTGCGTATTGCAATCTTTTTTGACTACCGGCAGGTATATGGTCAGTTGCCCGCCGAACCTGTTCTGCGCACAATAACTCAGCACGCTGCCGAACATCGCATCTTTATGGCTCGCCTGGCCCGCGCTGCGTTGCGACAGCCGGCGCCGTTGACCTTCTTTCGTCAGGTTGCGCTCGAACGACGTGGTGATCAACGCGATCTGCTCGATCTCAAGCTGCGCGGAACGGCGATGGTAGTTGATCTGGCACGTTTGTTTGCCCTTGAAGCCCACAGCAATGAAACGAACACCATTGCCCGCTTGCGGGCAGCCAAAGCTGCCGGTGTGCTGAGCCACGAAGATGCCGATAACCTGATCAGCGCGTTTGAATTGCTCTCAAGTTTACGATTGCACCATCAGCAAAAGCAGATTGCGCTTGGTCTGCCACCGGATAACCTGGTCAATTTTCATCAACTGGGGCCGCGTGAACGGCGTGAAGTCAAAGAGTCCTTGCAGGCGATTGCCTCTGTCCAACGTGGCGTAGCGCTGATGTTTCAAACTGACCGACTGGCGTAG
- a CDS encoding 3'-5' exonuclease yields the protein MAFWARLFQRTPPADFVRAYEAFPEPDRRLPWREVPYTVIDVETTGLDTRHDALIAVGAVNIENGRVLLKQTWYSLIKPPPDREPSVESIRVHHLTPAELQNAPPAEEVLAELLRRIAGRVLVVHVAQVDVRFINAALKPFGGKLRRPILDTARLALTLHMNARWLGEQPHDMPDPAIELRGLATALGLPVYAQHNALNDAVTTAQLFIAQATILADQGRSNLAGLIRAGGV from the coding sequence ATGGCGTTTTGGGCGAGACTGTTTCAACGCACGCCACCGGCTGATTTTGTACGGGCCTACGAAGCCTTTCCCGAACCTGATCGGCGTTTACCATGGCGGGAAGTTCCCTACACCGTGATCGATGTCGAAACCACCGGCCTTGATACCCGTCATGATGCCTTGATTGCCGTTGGTGCCGTGAATATCGAGAATGGGCGGGTCTTGCTCAAACAGACCTGGTATTCGCTGATCAAGCCACCTCCTGATCGTGAACCGAGTGTTGAGAGTATTCGGGTGCATCACTTGACACCAGCCGAGCTACAGAATGCGCCGCCCGCCGAAGAGGTGCTGGCCGAGTTGCTGCGTCGCATTGCCGGGCGGGTGTTAGTTGTGCATGTGGCGCAAGTGGATGTTCGTTTCATTAATGCCGCGCTGAAGCCGTTTGGTGGTAAGTTGCGGCGACCAATTCTGGATACTGCTCGTCTGGCTCTCACACTCCATATGAATGCGCGCTGGTTGGGCGAACAACCACACGATATGCCCGATCCCGCAATTGAGTTGCGTGGTCTGGCAACGGCGCTTGGGTTGCCGGTGTATGCCCAGCACAACGCGCTGAATGACGCAGTGACAACAGCTCAGCTCTTTATCGCGCAGGCGACAATACTGGCAGATCAGGGGCGGAGTAATCTGGCCGGCCTGATCAGGGCTGGAGGGGTATAG
- a CDS encoding SLC13 family permease — translation MTFDIILVFSILLCVIVLFTTDRIRIDLVAVLGMLALMLGGILTPAEAVAGFGDTTVILIAALMIVGDGLLQTGVAAWIGNKLGSIAGQSERRMLVTLMVPVAFLSAFISSTGTVAIMIPVALSLARRAGISPARLLLPLAYAALTGGMLTLIGTPPNLIAAEALVSAGRPPLGFFSFTPIGMTILVMITLTVAWFGHWLLPVRDVPVSEVERGPTLAELAADYFLTKDLVQVRVLADSPLAGHTLSELRLQNRYGITVVGVRRWPGSRPEPGSPRAVTSATRILAGDLLDVIGDEGAIERFCRQEGVVVQSLSSSLPFGPDLHIMEVALTPRSRFEGQTIARAELCQLFGVTVLGVRRLGQPFQGDLVNEPLRFGDTLLVAGAPDQLQEIVRTQQTAGDLVVVAFPRDMAITGHRLDWRSWTAMTIMILMLIVMAAGWLPVVTAALLAAVAMVLSGCVPLSGVYRRLNWESLVLIAAMLPMATALKKTGGAAFIAEQLVSVLGDFSPLVVLAGIFIVTSLLSQFISNTATAVLIMPIALGVADQLTLAPEPLLITAALAASTAFATPIASPVNTLVLAPGEYRFIDYVRAGVPLQLLVMVICLILVPVFFPW, via the coding sequence ATGACATTTGACATCATTCTGGTCTTTTCCATCCTGCTCTGCGTGATTGTCCTTTTCACCACTGATCGAATCCGGATCGATCTCGTAGCAGTGCTCGGTATGCTTGCACTGATGCTCGGTGGGATTCTGACCCCGGCTGAAGCAGTCGCCGGTTTTGGTGATACGACGGTCATATTGATTGCGGCATTGATGATTGTTGGTGATGGGTTACTTCAGACCGGGGTTGCGGCCTGGATTGGGAATAAACTCGGTAGTATCGCCGGGCAGAGTGAGCGCCGGATGCTGGTAACTTTGATGGTTCCGGTTGCGTTCCTGTCGGCGTTTATCAGCTCGACCGGTACCGTGGCAATTATGATTCCGGTGGCGCTGAGTCTGGCTCGCCGGGCAGGGATTAGCCCTGCCCGCCTGCTGTTACCGCTCGCCTATGCTGCGCTCACCGGTGGTATGTTGACGTTGATCGGAACGCCACCCAATCTGATTGCGGCAGAGGCATTGGTCAGTGCCGGGCGGCCACCTCTCGGCTTTTTCAGCTTTACGCCAATTGGGATGACCATCCTGGTCATGATCACGCTCACCGTGGCCTGGTTTGGCCACTGGCTGTTACCGGTGCGCGATGTACCGGTGTCAGAAGTGGAGCGGGGGCCAACCCTGGCCGAACTGGCTGCTGACTATTTCCTGACCAAAGACCTTGTGCAGGTACGGGTGTTAGCTGATTCGCCACTGGCCGGACACACGCTGTCTGAACTGCGGCTCCAGAATCGCTACGGTATTACGGTTGTTGGGGTACGACGCTGGCCTGGATCACGGCCAGAACCGGGGTCACCGCGGGCCGTTACGTCGGCAACGCGGATTCTGGCAGGTGATCTTCTCGATGTGATAGGCGACGAAGGCGCAATCGAACGATTTTGCCGCCAGGAGGGAGTTGTTGTCCAGTCCCTATCGTCGAGTCTTCCATTCGGGCCAGATCTTCACATCATGGAAGTGGCATTAACACCGCGCTCGCGCTTTGAAGGGCAGACTATTGCCAGGGCGGAATTATGTCAGCTTTTCGGTGTGACCGTGTTGGGGGTACGACGTCTCGGTCAGCCATTTCAAGGCGATCTTGTCAACGAGCCGTTACGCTTCGGTGATACGCTGCTGGTGGCAGGTGCTCCTGATCAATTACAGGAAATTGTTCGGACACAGCAAACCGCTGGCGATCTGGTGGTGGTCGCCTTCCCACGCGATATGGCAATAACCGGTCATCGGCTTGATTGGCGTTCCTGGACGGCAATGACCATCATGATCCTCATGTTGATCGTTATGGCCGCCGGTTGGTTGCCGGTTGTGACCGCCGCCTTGCTGGCCGCAGTCGCCATGGTGTTGAGCGGTTGCGTGCCGCTCAGTGGGGTCTATCGTCGACTCAACTGGGAGAGTCTGGTCCTGATTGCTGCGATGCTGCCGATGGCAACTGCGCTCAAGAAGACTGGCGGGGCAGCATTCATCGCTGAACAACTGGTCAGCGTGCTGGGTGACTTTTCACCATTGGTTGTGCTGGCCGGTATCTTCATCGTTACCAGCCTGTTGAGCCAGTTCATCTCGAATACGGCGACTGCCGTCCTCATTATGCCGATTGCCCTCGGCGTTGCCGATCAATTGACCCTGGCCCCCGAACCTCTGTTGATCACGGCAGCACTTGCGGCCTCGACCGCCTTCGCTACCCCGATTGCTTCCCCGGTGAACACGTTGGTGCTGGCACCCGGCGAATATCGCTTTATTGACTATGTCCGAGCTGGTGTCCCGCTGCAATTGCTCGTGATGGTGATTTGTCTGATCCTGGTGCCGGTCTTCTTTCCGTGGTAA
- a CDS encoding glycoside hydrolase family 32 protein, which translates to MAGAQQRPRYHFLPPANWMNDPNGLIQWEDTFHLFYQYNPAGAYHRHIHWGHATSHDLIHWQHQPIALSPTPGGADADGCWSGCAVNDHGTPTLIYTGFRLPEVQQPCLAVSHDGLQTWQKWPEPIIAAPPPELDLLGFRDHTVWQEQGVWHMLIGSGIRGQGGTVLLYRSPDLRHWEYAGPLLIGDAGQFDPVWTGLLWECPDFFALGDQQVLVCSAWDRRPYYTIAMIGAYRDGRFVPHTTHKLDYGDAHFYAPQTMPIRDGRRIMFAWSMEGRSEESIVAAGWAGVMTLPREVKIADDGQIVTLPVNEVQQLRQDEIVIPSTRVMPHDIHWLPVHGAQLEVELILRPPRHGTCTVMLRASPDGSEATVLRYNSRTATLTLDRRRSSLAGDVWRDAHHAPLTLHNDEPLVLRIFLDASLIEVFANERRSITSRIYPTRPDSTGIAICADEAAVDLLAGRVWEMAGIW; encoded by the coding sequence ATGGCAGGCGCTCAACAACGTCCGCGTTACCACTTTTTGCCGCCGGCAAACTGGATGAACGACCCAAATGGGCTTATTCAATGGGAAGACACGTTTCACTTGTTTTATCAGTACAACCCCGCCGGCGCATATCATCGCCATATCCATTGGGGTCACGCAACCAGTCACGATCTAATTCACTGGCAACATCAACCGATTGCCCTCTCACCAACGCCAGGTGGTGCTGATGCTGATGGTTGCTGGTCGGGCTGTGCCGTTAATGACCACGGCACACCCACCCTGATCTACACCGGCTTTCGATTGCCTGAAGTACAACAACCGTGCCTGGCAGTCAGTCACGATGGTTTACAAACCTGGCAGAAGTGGCCAGAGCCGATCATTGCTGCACCACCGCCGGAACTCGATCTGCTTGGCTTTCGCGACCATACTGTCTGGCAAGAACAGGGAGTCTGGCACATGCTGATCGGTTCGGGCATTCGTGGTCAGGGTGGTACCGTCTTGCTCTACCGCTCGCCCGATTTACGACACTGGGAATACGCAGGCCCACTCTTGATCGGTGATGCCGGTCAGTTCGATCCGGTCTGGACGGGTTTGCTCTGGGAGTGTCCAGACTTTTTCGCGCTAGGCGACCAGCAGGTGCTCGTCTGCTCGGCCTGGGATCGACGACCATACTACACGATTGCGATGATCGGCGCGTATCGGGATGGCCGCTTTGTCCCGCATACAACCCACAAACTGGATTATGGCGACGCTCATTTCTACGCCCCGCAAACCATGCCGATCCGCGATGGACGACGCATCATGTTTGCCTGGTCAATGGAGGGACGAAGCGAGGAGTCCATTGTAGCGGCAGGTTGGGCCGGGGTGATGACGCTGCCACGCGAGGTGAAGATAGCCGATGATGGTCAGATCGTAACATTGCCGGTGAACGAAGTCCAGCAGTTACGTCAAGACGAGATCGTTATCCCATCAACGCGGGTCATGCCGCACGACATCCACTGGCTGCCCGTCCACGGTGCGCAGCTTGAGGTAGAGTTAATCCTGCGCCCACCACGGCATGGAACGTGCACCGTCATGCTGCGGGCCAGCCCCGACGGCAGCGAAGCGACCGTTTTGCGCTACAACAGCCGAACCGCAACCCTCACCCTCGACCGGCGCCGGTCGAGTCTGGCCGGTGATGTCTGGCGTGACGCTCACCACGCCCCCCTTACTCTGCACAACGATGAGCCGTTAGTGCTGCGCATCTTTCTTGATGCCTCGTTGATTGAAGTCTTTGCCAACGAACGCCGTTCGATCACCAGTCGTATCTACCCAACCCGCCCTGACAGCACGGGTATTGCGATTTGTGCCGACGAGGCTGCGGTTGATCTCCTTGCCGGACGGGTGTGGGAGATGGCCGGAATCTGGTAG
- a CDS encoding carbohydrate ABC transporter permease encodes MTTATLATPRHRRRFRFGTFMVYVVMIIITLFWITPTVGLLVSSFRPADDVKTSGWWTVVTNPEKARFTLDNYRTVLGLPVAGRAAPTGGSRVGMEVALINTLTVALPATIIPILIAAFAAYGFAWIDFPGRRALFILVVAMLVVPLQISLVPILRDYVALQLGGTYLGVWLAHTGFGLPLAVYLLYNYISTIPRDIFESAFLDGATHFTIFTRLILPLSTPALASFAIFQFLWTWNDLLVALVFLGAEPRVQVVTQRLLSLLGQFGQEWHLLTSGAFISMIVPLIVFFSLQRFFVRGLMAGSVKG; translated from the coding sequence ATGACAACAGCAACTCTTGCAACACCACGCCATCGCCGCCGCTTTCGTTTCGGTACGTTCATGGTGTATGTGGTGATGATTATCATCACGCTATTCTGGATTACGCCAACGGTCGGTTTGCTGGTCAGTTCATTCCGCCCGGCTGATGATGTGAAGACGAGTGGCTGGTGGACGGTTGTCACCAATCCGGAGAAGGCCCGCTTTACGCTCGACAACTATCGCACAGTGCTCGGGTTACCTGTTGCCGGTCGCGCAGCACCGACTGGCGGCAGTCGGGTTGGGATGGAGGTCGCGCTGATCAATACCCTCACCGTCGCCCTCCCGGCAACAATCATTCCGATCTTGATTGCTGCATTCGCCGCCTACGGCTTCGCCTGGATCGATTTTCCCGGTCGGCGCGCGCTGTTTATTCTGGTGGTGGCGATGCTGGTGGTGCCACTGCAAATCTCGCTGGTGCCGATTTTACGTGACTACGTGGCATTGCAACTCGGCGGAACGTATCTTGGGGTCTGGCTGGCACACACCGGATTCGGTTTGCCCCTCGCCGTCTATCTGCTCTACAACTACATCAGCACGATTCCGCGCGATATTTTCGAGTCGGCTTTTCTCGATGGCGCAACCCACTTTACAATCTTTACCCGTCTGATTTTGCCACTCTCGACACCGGCATTGGCCAGCTTTGCCATCTTTCAATTCCTCTGGACCTGGAATGACTTGCTGGTGGCCCTGGTCTTCCTCGGTGCTGAGCCACGGGTCCAGGTCGTTACCCAACGCCTGCTGAGTCTGCTCGGCCAGTTCGGCCAGGAGTGGCATCTACTTACGTCCGGTGCCTTTATTTCGATGATCGTGCCACTGATCGTCTTCTTCTCGCTCCAGCGCTTCTTTGTGCGTGGTCTGATGGCAGGCTCGGTGAAGGGATAA
- a CDS encoding carbohydrate ABC transporter permease, translating into MRPTREISRSPEVGGIGVFLSTTLGRLLVSIFVPAITFFVLYQVFIFLRDTQIPQWITAIIAILWGVGGVLALYTLSNYLIEQLNPSWRRRLIPFVFVGPALAILTWYLVLPTIRSFIASLYDARGINFVGLDNYIYAFTSQEMLQSYRNNFLFWMIFGTGMSVGFGLLIAVLVDRTHPIFETVCKALIFMPMVISGVGASVIWKFIYEYRPTGSTQIGLLNGIITALGFESQGWLLLQPWNNLFLVIIMVWLQTGYSMVIISAAIKAIPADLLEAGRIDGANEFQIFRSIILPSIQGTLITVTTTIILFTLKIFDIVQSMTGGNFGTQVIANVQYVQLFRQVNNGRAAAIAIILLLAVLPVMYYNLRQFGKQTEAFR; encoded by the coding sequence ATGCGACCAACACGTGAAATCAGCCGATCTCCAGAGGTAGGCGGCATCGGGGTCTTTTTGTCAACCACCCTCGGTCGTCTCCTGGTGTCGATTTTTGTGCCGGCCATTACGTTTTTTGTCCTGTATCAGGTCTTTATCTTCCTCCGCGACACCCAGATCCCGCAGTGGATTACAGCCATCATTGCTATTTTGTGGGGTGTCGGTGGCGTGTTGGCGCTCTATACACTCTCAAACTATCTGATCGAGCAGTTGAATCCATCGTGGCGCAGGCGTCTGATCCCCTTTGTGTTTGTGGGTCCGGCACTGGCCATCCTGACCTGGTACCTGGTCTTGCCGACTATCCGCTCATTCATTGCCAGTCTCTACGACGCCCGTGGTATCAATTTTGTCGGGCTTGATAACTATATCTACGCTTTTACCAGCCAGGAGATGTTGCAATCGTACCGCAACAACTTCCTCTTCTGGATGATCTTCGGTACCGGTATGAGTGTCGGCTTCGGTCTGCTGATTGCCGTGCTTGTAGATCGAACGCACCCGATCTTCGAGACGGTCTGCAAGGCACTGATCTTTATGCCGATGGTGATTTCCGGTGTCGGTGCTTCGGTGATCTGGAAATTCATCTACGAGTATCGCCCGACCGGCTCGACCCAGATCGGATTACTGAACGGGATCATTACTGCCCTGGGTTTTGAATCGCAAGGCTGGCTCCTGTTGCAGCCATGGAATAACCTTTTTCTGGTGATCATTATGGTCTGGCTACAGACCGGTTATTCGATGGTCATTATTTCGGCGGCCATTAAAGCCATTCCCGCTGATTTGCTGGAAGCGGGACGCATCGACGGTGCAAACGAGTTCCAAATCTTCCGCAGCATCATTTTGCCGTCGATTCAGGGCACGTTGATTACGGTCACCACGACGATCATCCTCTTCACGCTGAAGATTTTTGACATTGTGCAGTCGATGACGGGTGGTAACTTCGGGACACAGGTTATCGCCAACGTGCAGTACGTCCAATTGTTCCGCCAGGTGAATAACGGACGGGCCGCAGCCATTGCGATTATCTTGCTGCTGGCGGTGTTGCCGGTGATGTATTACAACTTGCGGCAGTTTGGCAAGCAGACGGAGGCCTTCCGATGA
- a CDS encoding ABC transporter substrate-binding protein, with amino-acid sequence MFRSRLSFLIVLMAVVSLVLAACGGGGQTTQPTQPAGGTGNQTSGEQKRVTILGAFGGGEADAFEEVIKVFEAANPDIDVVYTGVNDFDTQIVVRVQAGDPPDIAGFPQPGGAARLAAEGNLVPLWPEVIAQIDKNYAPFWKELGTFGGTPYGVFHRVNAKGFIWYNKPAFEAAGYTVPTTWDELKALTEQMKANGHTPWCEGIESGAATGWKGTDWIENIMLRTQTTATYDRWISGEVPFSSPEVKRAFEILGETWFTDGNVYGGRQSIVLTNFGDAATFLFTEPPNCWLHMQGSFVTNFFQDSVKADLDNKVGLFVMPPIDPNVTPALEVGGDVFVVLKDRDRPEVRKFMEFMATGAAADPWIRQGGGIFPHKDQNLSLYPTSIERQVAEAILAAQAARFDASDAMPAAVNAAFWKGVTDWASGNRDLDTVLSEIDAARNQ; translated from the coding sequence ATGTTTCGTTCACGTTTGAGCTTTTTGATTGTGCTGATGGCCGTGGTAAGCCTCGTGCTGGCGGCGTGTGGTGGCGGTGGGCAAACGACACAACCAACCCAACCGGCTGGTGGGACCGGAAACCAGACGTCTGGTGAACAGAAGCGCGTCACCATTCTCGGTGCATTCGGCGGTGGTGAAGCCGATGCCTTCGAGGAAGTTATTAAGGTTTTCGAGGCCGCCAACCCGGATATTGATGTCGTGTACACCGGTGTGAATGATTTCGATACGCAGATTGTTGTCCGTGTACAGGCAGGCGATCCGCCGGACATTGCCGGCTTCCCGCAACCGGGTGGTGCTGCTCGCCTGGCTGCCGAGGGTAATCTAGTTCCGTTGTGGCCAGAAGTCATTGCGCAGATTGATAAGAACTACGCACCGTTCTGGAAGGAACTGGGTACATTTGGTGGGACTCCCTACGGCGTATTCCACCGTGTTAACGCCAAAGGCTTCATCTGGTACAACAAGCCTGCTTTTGAAGCTGCCGGCTACACGGTGCCAACCACCTGGGACGAGTTGAAGGCTCTAACTGAGCAAATGAAGGCTAACGGGCATACGCCGTGGTGCGAGGGGATCGAGTCGGGCGCTGCTACCGGCTGGAAAGGCACCGACTGGATCGAGAACATTATGTTGCGCACCCAAACCACGGCAACCTACGACCGCTGGATTTCGGGCGAAGTACCCTTCAGCTCGCCAGAAGTGAAGCGTGCCTTCGAGATTCTGGGTGAAACCTGGTTCACCGATGGCAATGTCTACGGTGGCCGGCAGTCGATTGTGTTGACCAACTTCGGTGATGCAGCAACCTTCCTCTTCACCGAGCCACCGAACTGCTGGCTCCACATGCAAGGAAGCTTTGTGACCAACTTCTTCCAGGACTCGGTCAAAGCCGATCTGGATAACAAAGTTGGCCTGTTCGTAATGCCACCGATTGACCCGAACGTAACGCCGGCCCTCGAAGTTGGTGGTGACGTCTTCGTCGTACTGAAGGACCGGGATCGGCCAGAAGTACGCAAGTTCATGGAATTTATGGCAACCGGTGCTGCTGCTGATCCGTGGATCCGGCAGGGTGGTGGTATCTTTCCGCACAAGGATCAGAATCTGAGCCTCTACCCAACCTCGATTGAGCGCCAGGTTGCCGAGGCAATCCTGGCTGCGCAGGCCGCTCGCTTTGATGCCTCAGACGCGATGCCAGCAGCCGTGAATGCTGCCTTCTGGAAGGGTGTGACCGATTGGGCAAGCGGCAATCGCGATCTCGATACGGTTCTGTCCGAGATTGACGCAGCCCGTAATCAGTAG
- a CDS encoding LacI family DNA-binding transcriptional regulator, with amino-acid sequence MNDQSRPKRNRPPSMYDVARLAGVSQTTVSFVVNNVTSAAISQETRDRVWAAIHALGWRPNAVARSLRTRHSQTLGLISDEVVTSPYAVRMILGAQEAAWNNRQMLLVVNTSGQQDIEQTALQFMLERQVEGLIYATMYHHEVTPPTGITTVPTILVNCFVADRSLPAIIPDEVQGGYTATETLILRGHRRIAFINEIIPMPALFGRLEGYRRALTDYGLPFDQSLVRSCHSNAQDAFSAARDLLERPDRPTAIFCFNDKMAMGVYDAIKRLGLRIPQDVAVIGFDNLELIAAQLYPPLTTIELPHYEMGKRAVELLQSLPAGESLPPTQHYIPCPLIERASV; translated from the coding sequence ATGAACGACCAATCTCGTCCAAAACGGAACCGTCCGCCATCCATGTACGATGTGGCGCGACTGGCCGGCGTTTCGCAGACTACGGTATCGTTCGTGGTCAACAATGTCACGAGCGCTGCCATTAGTCAGGAAACACGCGACCGGGTCTGGGCGGCCATTCATGCCCTTGGCTGGCGCCCTAATGCAGTGGCGCGTAGTTTGCGTACCCGCCACTCACAAACGCTAGGGTTGATCTCCGACGAGGTCGTCACGTCTCCCTATGCGGTACGCATGATTTTGGGCGCCCAAGAAGCCGCATGGAATAATCGTCAGATGCTCCTGGTAGTCAATACCAGTGGTCAGCAGGATATTGAGCAGACAGCGCTGCAATTTATGCTGGAACGCCAAGTTGAGGGCTTGATTTACGCAACAATGTATCACCACGAAGTGACACCACCGACTGGAATTACGACAGTACCAACAATTCTGGTCAACTGCTTCGTGGCCGACCGGTCATTGCCGGCGATTATTCCTGACGAAGTGCAGGGAGGGTATACGGCGACGGAAACCCTGATCCTGCGGGGACACCGCCGGATCGCCTTTATCAACGAGATCATTCCAATGCCGGCTCTGTTTGGTCGCCTGGAAGGGTACCGGCGGGCGCTGACCGATTATGGCTTACCGTTTGATCAGTCACTAGTACGCAGTTGTCATTCCAATGCCCAGGATGCGTTTAGCGCAGCCCGTGATCTGCTCGAACGGCCTGATCGGCCAACCGCCATCTTCTGCTTCAATGACAAAATGGCGATGGGCGTGTATGATGCGATCAAGCGGTTGGGCTTGCGCATCCCCCAAGACGTGGCAGTTATCGGGTTTGACAATCTCGAACTCATCGCTGCTCAGCTCTATCCACCACTCACGACCATCGAGCTACCGCACTACGAGATGGGCAAACGAGCTGTAGAACTATTGCAATCGCTGCCCGCAGGCGAAAGCCTGCCACCGACACAGCATTATATCCCCTGCCCGTTAATTGAACGGGCATCAGTATAG